Genomic window (Geotrypetes seraphini chromosome 6, aGeoSer1.1, whole genome shotgun sequence):
TCTAAGTCACTGGGAAGTTTCTCCTGATGAAGAGATCCCATTCTTCCATAGCCATTGCAGCTGTTAAGAGCAGAGTATGGGTTCATGGTACTCATCTGAATGGGCTGAATCATAGGCACTTGTAATGAAGCTTTAACTGTAGACAAGCGACTTAAACCTGAACTGTGTGCCATCGTGTTCACTGTGTGCGATAAGGCATGACCATTAACTGCAGAAGTCTGCTGGGGATGTGCATGGTGTGGGTGAACATTTGGGCTTATTTTGTTGCGAGATGGTTGGCTCCCGTATGATGATGACATAACTGAATTTGTTACCATCAGAACGTTTTGACTCAACACTCTATTAGGTTGAGAAACAGCAGCGTCCACTTGTGCAAGAATATCATTGTTTGGAGGAGAATCTGAGGTAAGTAGCTCTTTAAGGAGCCCTGCTGGACAATTATATTGGTTAATAACTCCATAACTTGATTTAGTATCTTGAAGCGTTTGCATAGACAACTGGGGGGACAAAGAGTTCAAACTGGCTTGACCATAGCTAAATTTCCTGTAATCTGGGTTTGGTGATCCCATACTTGTGTTTGGTGATGTGTATGAAGAATATCCTGCTGGTTTCTGCATCATTGAGACTGGTGATGACTGAGTTGATACAGTCAGAGATGTGTTTGGTGACAAAAGGTTGAGATTATCCAAAAGATTTTCCATGTTTTCAGAATTACTCATCTCAGATAGACTAGGCAAAGTGGATGCCATTTTTGAAGCCGATGAAGAATATACTAGAGAATGTACATCCCCATCACCCAAATCATCTTGCTCTGGCATGATTGGGGAAAGTCTTCCACTAATTGTACTAGCATTGGAGCTAGTTCTAGGTCGAATTGTGCTCCATGTATCAAAGTCATCATTGCTGTGAGAGCTGGGGCTTCCAGGCCACTTTGAAAACTGTGATCCAGGGCTGTCACCATTACCCTCTTGACTTGCTTGAAGAGCTGCTTTTTTCTTGGCAGCTCTGCCCCTACTCTTAGCAAActtgctgctgttgttgttgtcCATTGATGCAGCTCTTCTTCGAGGAGACTTGCCACTTTTCCCTCCCTCAGGATTTAACATCCACCAAGAGCTTTTCCCAGTTCCTTCATTCTGTACTCTTATAAACTTGCTATGCAGTGATAAATTATGACGAATTGAATtctacaaaatgaaaaaaacagaaaaatagtCATTCTTAATTTCAAACATTTTACAGTATATTATTTGCAAAAATACATTCTATATAATGCTTATATTATGAAACACAGAAATTGTTACTGCTAGATAAAATGATTGGGAAGAAATGGTGGTTTAGAAATTACAAAGCAAGGAGGGCCAATATTCCAGCCTGCATCAAACTATGGATTTCAATCACTCATATAGGAGGTAATTTTACAGTCATTTTCACATAAATGATCTCATAAACTACCAACTAGCATCGAAGTACTTGCAATGATATGATGGTAAATATTTTGCTGGTGGGCATGTACAAGGGTGACGTACGGGCAGAGAATGGGCAGAATTTGCAAGTACATGCATAGAGTAATATGTTTTATAACCTAGGCATGTAGTTGATTATTCTAGGCTTACATTTTCTAAAGACATATTaacactattttataaagacacaagcACCTAAGTTGGTGACTATTTGCTTTTTTtaagtttgaggcttttgcaaATGAGTTCCAGCagctggtaatggaacccataaGAGATTGGGCCATACTGGACCAGATATTCACAAAtgggggacataagaacataagaattgccatactgagacagactgaaggtccatcaagctcagtatcctgtttctaacagtggccaatccagattccaagtacctagctagatcccaaatagtaaaacagattttatgttgcttatcctaggaataagcagtggatttatttatttcaatttttagcccgtcctccctgaagctcagaacgggttacatcagGACATTCATACTGCAGACATTAACCAAAAGCCAGGACATGACAGGTCTTAGGGAAGAGGGTACGATGGGGAAAATTGTTGAAATTTCACAGAGACTaaagtctccttttactaaggtgtgctagcgtttttaacgcgtgctgaagattagcgcatgcaaaccccgtgctacatggaaaatactaatgcaagctctatggaggcattagcgtctagcgcacgtgctAAAactactagcgcaccttagtaaaaggagccctaagttagagGTTGGTCATAAAATACAAAGGCAGGTTACAGAAAAGGGGGGTAGTGTGTCAGAGTCTGTTTGGATGAAAAGAATGATCATTGCTACTTTTTGTAGATCAGCTGAAAGTATTGTCTTCACTGCtctttgaagagtatggtcttcaCTGCTCTCCGGAATGTCATCAGTGAATTCTGGGATCTTATCTGATTAGGTAACTGGTTCCAGAGCTGGGGGATGAAATGACTGTATGAGCATTTCCGGGCCGTTTCCATCTGGAGGGATTTTCTATGGGGGACGCACAGTCATCTTTCCGCGGTTGAGCGTAGggggccatctcaataatggcctatggacttctcttttaggaaattatccaagccttttttaaaccccactaagctaactgatttcaccacatcctccggcaacaaattccagagtttaattacacgttgtatgaagaaatattttctctagtttgttttaaatctactaagcAGTAGCTTcatagttctagtatttttggaaagagtgaacaagcgattcatatttaccttttccactccactcagtattttatagacctttcagtattttatagacctctaccatatctcccctccactttagcctctcctcatagggaagtcatcccaaaccaaATCATTtccgttgcccttctctgtaccttttctaattctgctatattttttttgagttAGGGTGATCAGAATTTAACACAGAATTCAAGTTGTGCTTGTACCACAAAACGATACAAGGGCATCATAACCTATGGACAGTGTTTCTGATTTTACATTAGGAGATTGTTGGCATctagtgatcatcaaacagtGTGGTTCAAAATTAAGGTATGTGTTGAGAGGGTTTGTTCAAAACTGAAAAAGtatcatactttaaaaaaaaaccctactgaTGTACCATGCACAAAAGACTACTAACATCATAAAtattagtcataagaacataaaaattgccccCAGTCATCAAAATGAAAAGAATATTGTTCCCCATATGCACCCCCTCCCcatgaactccgttcatcaggtaagtccttcttatctgtacccttctccttcactggGAACTcttagactctgtcccttctttcttgctatgCCGTATACCTGTAACAAGCTTCTAGAGTCAATACACCATGTtctatctctagcagtattcaaatccaagctaaaagctcacttttttgaagctgcttttaactcttaactcccaaTCACTGTCAGAAACCTAAATCCATTGTATtattccttctgccagaaactccccaacatTGAAATGTCccatctgtctgtccaaattaagaCTGCAAGTTCTTTTGAGCATGgtccgtctattgaatgttaaatgtacagcgctgagtacgcctttcagcgctatagaaatgataagtagtaatagtagtagtagtatggcgAACAACTGAAGTCATATTGAGTAAAAGCTGTTTCTTAGCTTTGCcaacaattgaaaaaaaaaaaaaatatcctaagAGGAGACGGTCTACAGGCCTTGTTACATAAATTCCTGTTTTTCACAAagcaatttattgaaaaaattatgattttttttttaagctggaaCTAAGTGTTGAAAAATACAACTATTGAAAATGTGCACTGATAATGTTTTCTCTATAAATCTTTGCCAGATAGAAACCTGAcctaataaaaatataatttcagcaaTGGAACTTGGAAGTAGTACACATGTCGTTGACAAGCTTTAGAAACATTCATTTTAAGCTGCCAACCAGCACATCATCCATACATATCTCttaccaaaatatttattttctgtacTGTATGAAAGTTATTAGACCAGCTTTATGCATAAAAATGATTCATACTAAAATCCCTAAACAAGTGGAGAAAGCATGCAGAACATGGCTCAGTTCATGGCATTCTTTTTAAGTGCACGTGTGTTTTTAATCTGCTCACTGTGACAACTGTTGGTTTAAACATGTTATCacacttggtttcattttattctttccaaaacaaAGGAATATTTGGGGACCACTCTCTTCATATCATCTTACCCCTTCCTATCTAAAGGTCagagagacagcacacacaaacaCAAGGATTTTACATTTTTACACCATGTCTTTGTCCCAGGTCAACAGGTACTGAATGGAAGTATACACAAATTGTAGCAAACCACAAAGTTGAGTCTCCAGTAGTCATCTtacataccctgtttccccgaatatatgacactgtcttatatttttaaaaactccaaaatatgcacaaggtcttattttcagggggatgtcttatttttccatgaagaagaatacagtatacatttattgctgaaaaaaagacatttattacctgtatatggtacaggtcatcacaaaccagaaaagctgtatcacaaaccagaaaaaactgtatcacaaaccagaaaaacatttaaggccctgattctccaaaagtgcgtcccgattttaggcagctgtagacgtcctacagctgtctaatcagccaatcgggatgcacgttttttaaaaaaaaaatgctccccaggcaggccgcccgggagaggcgtcctatactaaacgccgattctgtaaccggcgtctttagagaatcgggttaaattagacgcggccgctatacttatggcagcaagggatctctctgctgcaatatgtatagcggccgcggttgttgcggccgcctgtcccatcaccgacaggagaatgcctaactcctcctgtcggaaccccgagccccctcccccccaaactcgtaatcgccgacaggaggatgcccaactcctcctgccggaaagcccaacgaccccccgccacaactaatctccctcccccaactaacctttcaatgttggtcagctggacgggtcttgctgccgtccagccgacgggtctgcctcgtggaaatgagacggcacgccccttcccggcccatccccgctaaatctaaggcctgattggcccaggctaggcaccttggccaatcaggccttaggattagtggggatgggcggacccgctatgcctaaggcctgattggtccaggcttctacagcctgggccaatcaggccttagatttagcggggatgggccgggaaggggcgtgccgtctcatttccacgaggcagacccgtcggctggacggcagcaagacccgtccagctgaccaacattgaaaggttagttgggggagggagattagttggggcgggggggtcgttgggctttccggcaggaggagttgggaactagagagttgcacagggacagaaatcccacccatccctgcccgtccccgccaggatcttctccatccccacctgtccctgtcaggatcctctccatccccacccgtccccgtcaggatcctctccgtccccacccatccccgcaaggaattacctccatccccgcccgtccccataaaaagcagcaggatcatcaattccacagtttcttttgtgtttgcgctgctgttttccttgtgaaatctctttggtggaacccttttttttgttttctgttcaggtaattaacttataaaccccctcttttactaaggctgacgtgtggacgaaccctgcttccaaagccttccatcccgtgggagtcccgttggctagagaggGGGTCCCTGttggagtcccatgggttaggggggattcccgcgatccccgttcccatgcagacctctgtTTGGAGCAAACTGTCTGGTCACCTGAGACTATGTACTGATCTTTACAGTTTTAGGAAACTGTTAAAAACTGTTTGTTGATGCTTATTTTTAGAATCACTTCAGCCTAAGTTAATCTCGTTCCTTTTGGAAAACAgcttcatttttttctctctctgtataAGATTGTGGAGCCCATAAGTATAGCTTTACTCATCCATGTTGAATAATCTGTTAATAGGAATTCCTAGGTTGTATATTTGTTGTTAGCAGGAATTCCAAGGTTGTTCATTTGTTGTCTGTTGAGAGTACGTGTAATTACTACTCCAGTTTGATGTGAATGATTTTTTGTCAATTGTAAGATTTgtgtttaattatgtatgtttaatgtATAGAAACCGCTGAGATtccaggcagtatataaattatCTGTCTGTGAACTGGAACCTTTTTCATGCTTTCCAATCAAATGAAATGTTGGAAAGAAATTATATCTAGACAGTCAATGTCTGGAAGAAATAGCTCTCAGAAAATTTAACAGAACAGGACCAGAtttgggaggggtgtgttgggggtaaaaaaaaaaaaaaaaaaaagaccaatcaGGTTTTGAAAATGGGGCTTGATCagactgggaggggggggtttccaGAAAAATAGTTCCACTGAAattaaaatacttagggctccttttactaaggtgcgctagcgtttttagcgcacgcagtaaattaccacgcgctatgcttctagaactagcgccagcggcaatgtagcacacactcttccacgcgttaaagccctaacgctgcttagtaaaaggagcccttagtcatttcTTTGTAGAAGAAGCAGTTCCAGTTTTTTTGCATTATAGAAACACCGATATACTGATATATTGCAGTTAGGGAATTGCTTCTTTTACAGCCActtccttcctgtctttagtctGTCACAGGCAGACACAGAGCCAGCACACATAAACAAAGGAACTGGAAATAATTCCATGAGGCATGCTTAACATATTTCCCCTACCTTGCTCCCCAGTAGCATGCCTCTTAGTGATTTTGAAgtgcattttattttctttatgaaTTCTGTCATGAAACCTAcctcctcttctactaaaccgcgctagtggttttagcgtgaggagccacgctgaatggcctgcactgctcccgacactcatagaaactcaatgagcgtcTGGAGCtgtgcggtttagtagaagaggcctcTAGTGATTGAACTATATAGCTCTTTTCATGgttgctaccgtgtttcccccattataggacctcctcctttagtaagacacccccctttttttccccacctgggaaatataaggcccccccccccccgaaaataaggcactatttggcaagcatgtcttgGCGATCCAGAGTACTGGTACAGTACCATATGCATGGTcacacaacttcctgcttccgctgtccaggaaaacaagcccaggaacagcctctgtacaccgaggccctgattctccaaaagtgcgtcccgattttaggcagctgtagacgtcctacagctgtctaatcagccaatcgggatgcacgtttttttaaaaaaaatgtatagagAACATTTTTAATTTCGTAGCCACATATCGCACATTCTCAGCTGGTTTTTGCTACTAATCTCATGCCACCCTCCGATATCAGGGCTCTGCTTGGTCTATAAATCTCCCATAGAAACTGGAAACAACGGAATGTAGATTGATACAGAATCTGATATACCAAAGATAATcaactggtagccagtgaaggaTTTTCAAAGTAGGGGTAATATGTGCTGTTCTTGTAATGCCACTAATCAATCTGGCTGCAGAATTCATCAGAATCTATAAGGATTTCAACTTTGTTTTGGCTAATCctaaaaataaagaattacaatagtccagcctaGATAGAAGCAAACATTGGACTACTACTGATCTGAAATCGTAAGGTGTCAATAATGGTTTTAGCCTATACAACATACGGAGCTGGACATAACCCTTCTGAATGACATTCATAATCTGTTTACCCATATTGAAAGCTGAATCTAAACAGACTCCCAAAATCATAATCTCCTTTTTTACCTCAGTCTGTATCCCCAAAACATCCATACATTTAATCACATCAGTCTCATCCTCTCTCCCCATTATAATTAATTTGCACATAGAAATTGGGCCAACATTTCTATGCCCAATTCTGagaaccatatatagaattaggccaagaaagcaggcagcatattaacACTGAAGACCATATAGTGCAGCTAAGAAACTGAAACAAAAGACCACTACAGCCAGTACATTACTACTTAATGGAAATTAGTACAGCTATTCTAGAGTCAGGACTggcgaagggtggatgtggtccctctccacaaaagtggaagtaaggaagaagtagggaattacaggccagtaagtctgacttctgtggtaagcaaattaatggaaacacttttaaaacaaagaatggtcaagtttctggaatcctgtgaattacaggcctggaggcaacatggattcaccagaggtaagtcttgtcagacaaatctgatcaatttctttgactgggtgaccagagaattggatagaggatgtgcgctagattttagcaaagtctttgaccgtgttccacacagacgtctaataaacaaattgagtgccctcgggatgggtcccaaagtgacaggctgggtcaagaactggttg
Coding sequences:
- the FOXO1 gene encoding forkhead box protein O1 → MAEAPQPQVVEIDPDFEPFSRPRSCTWPLPRPEFNQANSANSSPAPSVQPDAGGNIDFMCNLSLLEESEDFDQCKEGTVCGDFQCQENCLQPPQQQSLQHQQVPALSPASLAVAGQQQQQQQPRRSSSSRRNAWGNLSYADLITKAIESSPEKRLTLSQIYDWMVKSVPYFKDKGDSNSSAGWKNSIRHNLSLHSKFIRVQNEGTGKSSWWMLNPEGGKSGKSPRRRAASMDNNNSSKFAKSRGRAAKKKAALQASQEGNGDSPGSQFSKWPGSPSSHSNDDFDTWSTIRPRTSSNASTISGRLSPIMPEQDDLGDGDVHSLVYSSSASKMASTLPSLSEMSNSENMENLLDNLNLLSPNTSLTVSTQSSPVSMMQKPAGYSSYTSPNTSMGSPNPDYRKFSYGQASLNSLSPQLSMQTLQDTKSSYGVINQYNCPAGLLKELLTSDSPPNNDILAQVDAAVSQPNRVLSQNVLMVTNSVMSSSYGSQPSRNKISPNVHPHHAHPQQTSAVNGHALSHTVNTMAHSSGLSRLSTVKASLQVPMIQPIQMSTMNPYSALNSCNGYGRMGSLHQEKLPSDLDDMLIECLECDMESIIHNDLMDGETDFNFDSVLPNQSFSHNVKTTTHSWVSG